The following nucleotide sequence is from Natronosalvus caseinilyticus.
CGTTCGTCGAGCCAGCACCGCTGGCCGGGTACGCGAGTAGCAGCTACTTACTCGGCGTGTTCGCGGGCACCCTACTCGCCACCGCCGGCGGTCGGTCCGTCGGCGACCACCTCGCCTGCGCGGTGTTCGAAGTCCGGCGAGTCGAGGGCGATAGTATCGCGGCGGGACTCGTTCGCTCGGCGGGAGTGGCCGTCTCGCTGACGCTTCCCAACGTGATCAGCGACCTCGAGGGGTACCGAACAGTCGCCGAGGGGACCAGACGGCGGCTGGCTGGTCGACGACTGATCGTTCCTCGCGGCCTCTCGGAATCGGCGCTCGAGCGACGACTTCGCGACCGACTCGAGGCGGATTTCGACGTCGATCGAACAGTACTCGAGATGGGACCGCACGGGTCGATCGAGTCGCTTGCCGTCGGTCGTCTCCATCCGGGACGAAGTCCGACGGTTCCGCCGGGGATGGAGGCGGTCGCAATCGACAGCGACGTTCCCGCCGCGGCGAGCGACGGCGACCCGCTCGAGGTCCGGGACGAGGACGGTCACCTCGTCGCGACGGGCGTCCTGTGCGGGGTCGACGGCCCGACCGCGACGGTCCTCGTCGAGGCCGGTGTGACGGCGGATCTCGAGGACGAGCACCGCTACCGGCTCGCGATCCGGGCTGCGGCGCCCGACGACGGACGAGAACTGGTTCGACGGATCCAGCGTGCATCGGAGACAATTTCGACGCGAACGGTCGAGATCGGGGACGACCTCGAGGGTGAGTTCGTCGAGTGGGTTCCGGGAACCGTCCTGGTGATCGAACGCGACGGCGACCTCCACCCGTTCCCGGCGGGGCGCGAACCGATTCGAGCGGGCGACCGGATTCACGCCTTCGGTGCGCCCGAGGAACTGGCGGCGCCCTGACTGCGGTCAACGGACAAGGCTTTAACCGCATCGTCGCCTATCGGCATGCAAATGGTACTCGACGATCTCGGAAGTTCCCTCCGAGGCACCCTCGACAAACTCCGCGGCAAGTCGCGCATCTCCGAGGAGGACGTCGAGGAGGTCGTCAAGGAGATTCAGCGGTCGCTGCTGTCGGCCGACGTCGACGTCTCCCTGGTGATGGAGCTCTCGGACAACATCAAGACCCGCGCGCTCGAGGAGGAGCCACCCGCGGGGACGCCCGCTCGCGACTTCGTCCTCCGCATCGTCTACGAGGAACTGGTCGATCTCATCGGCGAGTCGACCGACCTCCCGCTCGAGGAACAGACCATCCTGCTGGCCGGTCTCCAGGGGTCGGGGAAGACGACCACGTCCGCGAAGATGGCGTGGTGGTTCTCGACGAAGGGGCTCCGGCCCGCCGTGATCCAGACCGACACGTTCCGGCCCGGTGCCTACGAGCAGGCCAAAGAGATGTGCCGGCGCGCGGAAGTCGACTTCTACGGCGACCCGGACGGCGACAACCCGGTCCAGATCGCCCGCGACGGCCTCGAGGCGACGAGCGAGGCCGACGTCCACATCGTCGACACGGCGGGTCGCCACGCGCTCGAAGACGATCTGATCGACGAGATCGAGGACATCGAGGACGTGGTCGACCCCGACGTCGGCCTGCTGGTGCTCGACGCGGCGATCGGTCAGGGCGCGAAAGACCAGGCCCAGCAGTTCGACGAGTCCGTGGGCATCGATGGCGTCGTCATCACCAAACTCGACGGGACGGCGAAGGGTGGTGGCGCGCTGACGGCGGTCGATCAGACCGACTCCTCCATCGCTTTCCTCGGGACTGGCGAGGAGGTCCAGGACATCGAACGCTTCGAGCCCAACGGGTTCATCTCCCGACTGCTGGGGATGGGCGACCTCGCCCAGCTCGCCGAGCGCGTCGAGCGCGCGATGGAGCACACCGGCGAGGAGGAAGACGACTGGGACCCCGAGGACATGCTCCAGGGGCAGTTCACCCTCAACGACATGCAAAAGCAGATGGAGGCGATGAACAACATGGGCCCCCTCGATCAGGTGCTGGACATGATTCCCGGCTTCGGCGGCGGGATCAAGGACCAGTTGCCCGACGACGCGATGGACGTCACCCAGGACCGAATGCGGACCTTCGAGGTCATCATGGATTCGATGACCGACGCCGAGAAGGAGTATCCGCGGGCGATTGGGGCTGACCAGATTCGCCGGATCGCTCGTGGTTCCGGGACCTCGGAGGAGAGCGTTCGGGAACTCCTCCAGCAGTTCAAGATGATGGAACGCACCCTCAAACAGTTCCAGGGAATGGGCTCAGATAAGGAGATGCAGCGGATGATGCAGCAGATGCAACAGCAAGGCGGCGGTGGCATGGGCGGAATGGGTGGCGGCGGCCCGTTCTGAGACGTCAGTCGCGGCTTCCCGAAGACGTCTAGGTCGACTTTCGCCGAGACGCTGACCGTTCCCTTCTTTCGCTCCTCGAGTCGGCTTCACTCCTGTCGCTACCGGCTATCGTGTCCAAACCCGAGGTTCGCCGTCAGAACGCGACTCGAGCCCGCTTCAGGCGATTTTCTCGTACTGATCGGTAAGCTTCTCGGCGGCCTCGCCCAGCTGTTCGCGCTCGTAGGCCGAGAGGTCCCACTCGACGATCTCCTCGACGCCGTTCGAGCCGAGCTTCGCGGGGACGCCGAAGGCGGTGTCTTCGTGGCCGAACTCGCCCTCGAGGACGACGCTGGCGGGCAGCACTTCGCCGGTGTCACGGAGGACGGCCTCGACCATGTGGGCGACGCCGGTGGCGGGGCCCCACTCGGTGGCGCCTTTCTTCTCGATGACGTTCATCGCGGAGGTCTGGAGTTCGTTCAGGATCTCCTTCTTTTCGTCGTCCGAGAACGAGCGATCCTCGCCGTCGACGCGCACTTTCGAGAACACGGGAACCTGCGCGTCGCCGTGTTCGCCGAGAATCGTCGCCTCGACGTTCTGGACGGGGACGTCGTAGCGCTGGGAGAGGACGTACCGGAACCGGGCGGAGTCGAGGCGGCCGCCGAAGCCGATCACCTGTTCCCGACTTCGATCACCCGTCTCGTAGAGGTGCCGGTTCAGCAGGTCGACCGGGTTCGAGGTGGTGATCGTCACGAAGTCGTCGTTGTGCTCGGCGAGCGAGGAGCCGATGTCCTCCATGATCGGGGCGTTGTCCCCCGCGAGGTCGATTCGGGTCTGGCCCGGCTGGCGCGGAATGCCGGCCGTGATGACGACGACGTCCGACCCTGCGGTGTCCTCGTAACTACCCTGGCGGACGACCGTGTTCGAGTCGTAGGCGGCGCCGTGATTGACGTCGGCCGCCTGGCCGATCGTGTCGTCTTCCTTGTCCGGAATGTCGACGAAGATGAGTTCGTCAGTGACTCCGCGCAATGCGATGTTGTAGCCCGCCGCGGCCCCGACGGTACCGGCCGCGCCGACCACGCTCACTTTTGTCATACCACGTTCCTCGTCACCTGCCAGGGCGTTAAATCCGTCGGAAAACGGGATTCGAGCGGAGCGTCGAGCGATCGGACGGACCGCCCGTGGTCGGCCGTCGGGGATGACCGCGGTGGCGGTGTTGTCGCGCTCGAGTCACCCGTCCCGACGGGAACCGAACCACCCTTGCACGCTCGAGTCCCTCCCTCGAGTATGCGCGTCAGCGTCGTCGGCGGTGGGTCGATCACGGACGAGGAGACCGAGCGAGCTGTTGCGGTCGGTCGCGAACTGGGCCAGCGCGGCCACGCGGTCGTCTGCGGCGGCCGAGGCGGGACGATGGAGGCAGTCTGTCGCGGGGCACGCGAGGCCGGCGGCGAGACGATCGGTATCCTGCCCTCGAGCGAGCGTTCGGACGCGAACCCGTACGTCGAGACGGTGATCGCGACCGGAATGGGCCACGCCCGGAACGCGCTCGTCCCGCTGAACGGAGACGCAGTCATCGCGCTCAGCGGCGGTCCCGGAACCCTCTCGGAGATCGGTTTCGCCCTCGTCTACGGTCGCCCGGTCGTCGGCATCGAGACCCACGACGTTCCCGACGTCGAGACCGTCGAGACGCCGAAGACAGCCGTCGACGCGGTCGAACGAGCGGTGGTCGGCGAGACGACCGACTCGGCGGCCGAGGGAGTCGAGAGGGACGAAGGGCCCGAGGGAGTCGAAGCCGACCTCCCGGGACCGTACACTCTCGTCCCCCGGCCGCCGAGCCCCGAGGCGTTCGTCGCCCTCCGGGAAGCTGCGGACATGGCCCCGCGCTCGCTCGAGGCCGTCGAGCGCGGCCTCCCGAATTCGGTGTTCGCGGTGCACGTAACCCACGACCCCTCGGGCGAACCGGTCGGTATGGGGCGCATCGTCGGCGACGACGGGGCGGTCTATCACATTTCGGACATGGCCGTCCACCCCGATCACCAGGGACAGGGGCTCGGCACGCACATCATGGACCGACTGTGGGCCTACATCGAGGAGACGGCGCCCGAGTCGGCGTACGTAAACCTGCTGGCCGACGTCGACGGGTTCTACGAGCGCTTCGGTTTCGAGGAGACTCGTCCGGCTTCGAAGGGAATGTATCGCCGGGTCGAGTGACCGGGCAGGGCGATGCGGCCTCGAGGCCGGGGCCAGCCCGCGTCAGTCCGTAGCTTTTTCGACGTCTGCCCTCCATACACCGGATATGAGCGACTTCGACAAGGAAGCCGAACGCGAGAAGCTTCGAAAGAAGTACGAGCGCGACGAGGCTGACCGCGAGGCGACCCAGCGGATGAGCGACCTTCTGCTCAAGGGGGCGACGATGACCAACACCCACTGCGACGTCTGCGGTGACCCCCTCTTTCGCTACCAGGGGACGACATTCTGCCCGAGCTGTCACGGCGGGCCGGAGGGCGTCGAGGCGTCGGTCGACGACGGTGCCAGCGATGCGAGCCGAGCCACGGAAGCGGGGTCGACCCAGGAGACGCGAGCGGACGACCGACCGTCGAGCGAAGTACCTGCCGGGGAGGCGGAAGCCGCGAACGACCCCGAGCATGCGGCCTCGAGCGCCGGTGCCGGCGACGCCGACGCGGATCGATCGACGGCGACGCCCGAAACTCGCGCCACGTCCAGTACGGTGAGCGAGGAGCCAGAACACGAGATCCCTCGAGAGGCGCCCGACACCCCCGGAGCCGTCGATGCGCCCGAAACCCATGGAACCGCCGAACCCAGTCGAGCACCGTCGACCGTCCCATCGAGCGGTTCCAGCTCCGGATCGGGTGTCGACGTCGGCAGCGACCTCGAGGCTGGAACGGACGCCCTCGTAACTGCGCTCGAGCGATTCTCGCGGGCAGCCGCTGAGGCCGACGACCCACGGTACGCGAAGGCGTGCCTCGAGGCGGCCCACGAGGCGGCGGAAACGCTGTCGGTGCTTCGCGAGTAGCGGAGTACGGGGTGGGAAACAGAAGAATCGGCACAAGACGCTCCGGAACCTACAACTCACCGCCGGCCGTCCTGCCAGCCATGCCCGAGCCAGCGGTCATTTCCCACCGCGGATTCGCCGGCGTCGCCCCCGAGAACACGATCGAGGCGGCTCGAGTCGCCAGCGAGCACCCCTCGACGGACATGATCGAGATCGACGTCCAGCCCGCTGCCTGCGGAACGCCGGTCGTGATTCACGACGATCGACTCGAGGGGACCCGCGACGGGCGTCCGCTCACCGATTCCGAGGGGATAGTGTGGGAGACTAGCCTCGAGGACCTCTCGAACGCCCGGATCCTGGGGACAGACGAGACGGTCCCGACGCTCGAGGCGTTCCTCACGGCCGTCGGCCCCGGCGTCGGCGTCAACGTCGAACTCAAGAATCCGGGGACGCCGTCGATCCGTCCGGCGGAGTCGCTGTCGCGGAGTGCGCGCGCCGAACGCCGAGCGATCTGGGAACCGTTCGTCGAGCGCGTCGTCGAGGTCTGTGACGGCTTCGACGGCGAGGTGCTCTTCTCGTCGTTCTGTGCCGGCGCGCTCGCGGCCATCCGGAACGTGGCACCCGAGTATTCCATCGGAACGCTCGTCGAAGACGACCTCGAGACGAGCCTCGAAATCGCCCGCGAGTACGACTGTGAGGCGATCCATCCGCCGCGAAACGCGATTGTCGGGACGGCGCTGTCGACGGAATCGTCCGCCGGCGTCTCGGAAGCGCCGACGGTCGACCTGCTCGAGGTCGCTCGCGACGAGGGGCGAACGGTCAACGTCTGGACGGTCGACACCTGGATCCAGTTCGATCAGTTGCGATCGGCCGGCGTCGACGGGATCATCGTGAACTATCCGGGTCTCGACTCGTGGTGAGCGGGTGCTCGGGCGTTCGAGTATTCGAGTATTCGAGCGTTCGTACCAGCCCGGTTTCTGAGGCGTCCGTTGGCTACTCGAGCCCCAGCGTCTCCTCGAGCGCGTCGTAGTCGGGGAACTCCGGCCACTCGGTGGCGACCCACGACCCCGTCACCGTCAGGTCGGCGTCGACGGCGAAGAAGGCAACCCGTGGCTCACTGAGGCCGGTCATCCCGTCGAGATCGTGAGCGATTCCGTAGTCTTCGGCGACGTCGTTGCCCGGATCGGCGACGATCTCGAACGGCAGGTCGCGCTCCTCGAGGAAGCCGGCGATGCCGTAGGGGTTCGCGGCGGAGACGCCGACGACGTGGGCGCGCTCGCCCCACTCGCGCTCGGCGAGTTCCGTCCAGACGTACTGGGCGACGAACGAGCCGATCATGGGGGTGAACACCAGGACGAGGTCGTTGCCGTCCTCCTCGGCCGCTAACGCCGATAGCGACCGATCCTCCCAGAACTCGCTCGAGACGAGCGGTCGGGTGAAGTCCGGCACCGTCGTTCCCGTTTCGGGATGATCGGCCGGCCCAAGGTCGACGACGTCGAAGTCGACCACTAGTCGTCACCCCGGCTTTCCGCAGCGCCTGCAGCGTCTGCAGTGCCCCCAGCGCCGTCACCGTAAACCGAATCCAGGTAGTCGACGATGTTCGCACTCTCGGCCATCGTGACTCCAGTTTCCTCGTCGACGAGGACGGGAACCGACCGGACCCCGGCCTCGCGTTTGACCGCGTTTCGTCGCGAGTGCATCGGTTCGACGAAGCGCGATCGGTACTCGAGGCCGTACGTTTGCAGTCGGGAAACGACCCGTTCGCAGTAGGGACACCCTTGCAGTCGGTACAGCGTCCGTGGCGAGTCGGCCGGTGCTGACATAGTTCCCGATTGGGAGACGAGTGCAAAAACGGTGCCGGGGCTCAAAAGGGTAAAACGTTAATCAGTCCGGTGATAACAGACAGGGAGTTAATGGTGTATTCGCTGCTCGAAGCGGTCGTGTTCGCGTACACGGTCCCAGGACTGGGGCTGGAGATGGACGAATCGATCGTGACGATCCTCGGTGGGATCACCGTGATCTTGCTCATCGGCCTCTCTGCCTTCTTCTCTTCCTCGGAGATCGCGATGTTCTCCCTGCCGAAACACCGCGTCGAGGGGATGGTCGAGGAGGGCATTCCCGGCGCAGAGCGTGTCCAGGCGCTCAAATCGGACCCACATCGGTTGCTCGTGACGATTCTGGTCGGCAATAACGTGGCCAACATCGCCATGTCCTCTATCGCGACGGCCGTCCTGTCTATCCACTTCGGTGGCCTCGTGGGCGTGTTGATCGCGACCTTCGGCATCACCGCCATCGTCCTCCTGTTCGGCGAAAGCGCCCCAAAATCCTATGCCGTCGAGCACACTGAGACCTGGTCCGTTCGGACGGCGAAACCGCTCAAGGCAACCGAGTACCTGCTCTACCCGCTCGTCGTCCTCTTCGACTACCTCACCCGCCAGATCAACCGCCTGACCGGGTCGGCGACCGGCGCCATCGAGACGCCCTACGTTACCCGCGACGAAATCCAGGAGATGATCGAATCCGGCGAGCGCGAGGGCGTCCTCGAGGAGGAAGAACACGAGATGCTCACCCGCATCTTCCGGTTCAACAACACCATCGTCAAGGAGGTGATGACGCCCCGACTCGACATGACGGCCGTGCCGCGAGAGGCCGGCATCGACGAGGCCATCGAGACCAGCATCCAGAGCGGCCACGCCCGGATCCCGGTCTACGAGGGCAGCCTGGACAACGTCCAGGGCGTCGTCCACATCCGGGACCTCGTCCGGGATCTGAACTACGGCGAGTCGACGGATCTCACGATGGAGGACGTTATTCGCCCGACGCTGCACGTCCCGGAGTCGAAGAACGTCGACGAACTGCTGGGCGAGATGCGCGAAAACCGGATGCACATGGCCATCGTCATCGACGAGTTCGGCACCACCGAGGGGCTGGTGACGATGGAGGACATGGTCGAGGAAATCGTCGGCGAAATCCTCGAAGGCGGCGAGGAAGAGCCGGTCGAGGAGGTCGACGAGGACACCGTCGTCGTCCGCGGCGAGGTCAACATCGAGGAGGTCAACGAGGCTCTCGGCATCGAACTCCCGGAGGGCGAGGAGTTCGAGACCATCGCGGGGTTCATCTTCAACCGTGCCGGACGCCTGGTCGAGGAGGGCGAAACCATCATGTACGACGAGGACGGCGGTGTCGAGATCACCGTCGAAGAGGTCGAAAACACCCGGATCATGAAGGCTCGACTCGAGAAACTGGGCCTCGAGGAGGACGAGGAAGCGGTCGATGGAGACGGAGACGAGCCTGGGGGCGATCGAGATGGTGACGGCGACGATGAAAACGGGAGCGGTTACGGTGACGGAAACGAAAACGAGAACGGCGACGCGGATTCCGACGAGAGCGTGGCAATCGAAGACGAGTGATCGGTCGAGTCGGCGGCCTCGACCGCGAAGGAGTCTGTTCTGACCGAAGAGGAACTCGAGCGCTGTATCGATGAGGTGGGACTCGAGGTGCAAAAACCGATTCCGTACTCGTGCTCGTGCTCGTACTCGTGCTCGTGGCCCCGCTACTGCGACCGTGCAATAAGCCCCTCGAGTTCTCGCGCCACCGTCAGCGGCACGACCAGTCGCCGTGGGCCGGGGACGTACTGGCCGCTGGGGGTGGCGTACTCGAGGGTGACGATAGCCGTCTCACCGATCGGTCGTACGGACGCATCCTCGAGGTGCTCGAGGGCGATCCGTTCTTCGGGGTCGTGGAGGTAGATGGCGCCCTCGTCGGCGTCGATGGTCCCCACGGAGCGCAGGAACGAGGAGCCGACGAGTGCGATCAGCGCGAGCGGGAGCGTAAACGCAGCGAGGAACGTGAACGGGCCGGCCCCGACGGCGAGCAGGTCGCCCTGGGAGACGAGCCGGCCGGCGAGCATCAGTGCGCCGACGACGCCGACCATGGCGAGCGTGCCGAGAGCGGCGTCTATCGCTCGCTGGAGGCCGCGTTCCCCGGGGGTCGACACCGGAAGCGGGAGTCCAGCGAAGAGCCGCTCGAGGCGCGCCTGCGTGTGGGGGCTGGCGGCGAGGGCGAGAATCGTTGCGGCGACGCCGAGAAGGGTGGCGACGAGGACGGCCTGTGGGCTCGTCAGTTCGAACCCGGTGCCGGCGACGGTCGTCGACAGAATGGTCGATCCGGCCTGTCCGAGCAGGTCGAACACCCGCCAGACGGCGACGATCGAGATGACGGCGAAGAACGTCCCGACGCCGAACGCCCAGAGCGTTCGCACCGCGCGCGAGGTCGTCGCGTCTCGCCGCCACTGGATCGGCTGGGCGTCTGCCATACTCGAGGTCGGGTCCGGGCGATTAAAATCCGTTCGGTCCGCTTGCTCGAGCGGACCGTCAGTTTAGAGGAGCAGCCAGTCGAGGAACCGAAAGCCCGCGTACGAGAGGACGATCGAACCGGCCAGCGAGAGCACCCACGCCAGCACGGTCAATCCCATCTTTCGGGCGCTCACCCCGCCACCGTCGGCACTCGAGGCGGCGTAGCCGCTCCCGATGATGGCGCTGACGATGATCTCGTTGAACGAGACGGGGATGCCGTAGAGCACGGCCGTCTGGGCGATGGCGAACGAGGGGATGAGTGCGGCGATCGAGCGACGGGGCCCGAGCGAGGAGTAGTCCTGGGAGATCGCCTTGATCATCCGGGGAGCGCCCGTCCAGGAGCCGACCAGCAGGCCGACGCCGCCGCCGACCAGCAGCGCCGTGAGGGGGATCTCGAGGTCGCTCGAGAGGGGTATTAGCGGCCCGATCGCCAGACCGACCTGGCTGCCGCCCGCCGAGAATGCGACCAGCCCCCCGAGGACGAGCAGGAAGTGTCGTTCGCCGCGTTCGATCGTTCCGCGTGTGTCGGTCCAGAAGAGGAGCGCCCAGAAGAGGGCGACGAGAGCGGTCACGGCGACGGGTCCGGCGAGCGCGGG
It contains:
- a CDS encoding signal recognition particle protein Srp54 → MVLDDLGSSLRGTLDKLRGKSRISEEDVEEVVKEIQRSLLSADVDVSLVMELSDNIKTRALEEEPPAGTPARDFVLRIVYEELVDLIGESTDLPLEEQTILLAGLQGSGKTTTSAKMAWWFSTKGLRPAVIQTDTFRPGAYEQAKEMCRRAEVDFYGDPDGDNPVQIARDGLEATSEADVHIVDTAGRHALEDDLIDEIEDIEDVVDPDVGLLVLDAAIGQGAKDQAQQFDESVGIDGVVITKLDGTAKGGGALTAVDQTDSSIAFLGTGEEVQDIERFEPNGFISRLLGMGDLAQLAERVERAMEHTGEEEDDWDPEDMLQGQFTLNDMQKQMEAMNNMGPLDQVLDMIPGFGGGIKDQLPDDAMDVTQDRMRTFEVIMDSMTDAEKEYPRAIGADQIRRIARGSGTSEESVRELLQQFKMMERTLKQFQGMGSDKEMQRMMQQMQQQGGGGMGGMGGGGPF
- the mdh gene encoding malate dehydrogenase, translated to MTKVSVVGAAGTVGAAAGYNIALRGVTDELIFVDIPDKEDDTIGQAADVNHGAAYDSNTVVRQGSYEDTAGSDVVVITAGIPRQPGQTRIDLAGDNAPIMEDIGSSLAEHNDDFVTITTSNPVDLLNRHLYETGDRSREQVIGFGGRLDSARFRYVLSQRYDVPVQNVEATILGEHGDAQVPVFSKVRVDGEDRSFSDDEKKEILNELQTSAMNVIEKKGATEWGPATGVAHMVEAVLRDTGEVLPASVVLEGEFGHEDTAFGVPAKLGSNGVEEIVEWDLSAYEREQLGEAAEKLTDQYEKIA
- a CDS encoding Sjogren's syndrome/scleroderma autoantigen 1 family protein, whose amino-acid sequence is MSDFDKEAEREKLRKKYERDEADREATQRMSDLLLKGATMTNTHCDVCGDPLFRYQGTTFCPSCHGGPEGVEASVDDGASDASRATEAGSTQETRADDRPSSEVPAGEAEAANDPEHAASSAGAGDADADRSTATPETRATSSTVSEEPEHEIPREAPDTPGAVDAPETHGTAEPSRAPSTVPSSGSSSGSGVDVGSDLEAGTDALVTALERFSRAAAEADDPRYAKACLEAAHEAAETLSVLRE
- a CDS encoding glycerophosphodiester phosphodiesterase, with amino-acid sequence MPEPAVISHRGFAGVAPENTIEAARVASEHPSTDMIEIDVQPAACGTPVVIHDDRLEGTRDGRPLTDSEGIVWETSLEDLSNARILGTDETVPTLEAFLTAVGPGVGVNVELKNPGTPSIRPAESLSRSARAERRAIWEPFVERVVEVCDGFDGEVLFSSFCAGALAAIRNVAPEYSIGTLVEDDLETSLEIAREYDCEAIHPPRNAIVGTALSTESSAGVSEAPTVDLLEVARDEGRTVNVWTVDTWIQFDQLRSAGVDGIIVNYPGLDSW
- a CDS encoding redoxin domain-containing protein, whose product is MVDFDVVDLGPADHPETGTTVPDFTRPLVSSEFWEDRSLSALAAEEDGNDLVLVFTPMIGSFVAQYVWTELAEREWGERAHVVGVSAANPYGIAGFLEERDLPFEIVADPGNDVAEDYGIAHDLDGMTGLSEPRVAFFAVDADLTVTGSWVATEWPEFPDYDALEETLGLE
- a CDS encoding glutaredoxin family protein codes for the protein MSAPADSPRTLYRLQGCPYCERVVSRLQTYGLEYRSRFVEPMHSRRNAVKREAGVRSVPVLVDEETGVTMAESANIVDYLDSVYGDGAGGTADAAGAAESRGDD
- a CDS encoding hemolysin family protein; translation: MVYSLLEAVVFAYTVPGLGLEMDESIVTILGGITVILLIGLSAFFSSSEIAMFSLPKHRVEGMVEEGIPGAERVQALKSDPHRLLVTILVGNNVANIAMSSIATAVLSIHFGGLVGVLIATFGITAIVLLFGESAPKSYAVEHTETWSVRTAKPLKATEYLLYPLVVLFDYLTRQINRLTGSATGAIETPYVTRDEIQEMIESGEREGVLEEEEHEMLTRIFRFNNTIVKEVMTPRLDMTAVPREAGIDEAIETSIQSGHARIPVYEGSLDNVQGVVHIRDLVRDLNYGESTDLTMEDVIRPTLHVPESKNVDELLGEMRENRMHMAIVIDEFGTTEGLVTMEDMVEEIVGEILEGGEEEPVEEVDEDTVVVRGEVNIEEVNEALGIELPEGEEFETIAGFIFNRAGRLVEEGETIMYDEDGGVEITVEEVENTRIMKARLEKLGLEEDEEAVDGDGDEPGGDRDGDGDDENGSGYGDGNENENGDADSDESVAIEDE